From the genome of Hymenobacter sp. PAMC 26628, one region includes:
- a CDS encoding cation:proton antiporter domain-containing protein, protein MGLILIVLEGSLDLRLTRDKGPVVRRSFLAAAAILVAASTAIAALLHFYTGAGWQSCLANAVALSVVSSAVAIPSVAGLTAEKKEFIIYESTFSDILGIMLFNFALQDNFAQGVSLVTFGADILAVLAVAVLSTAALAFLLARLRGHIKFFLLFAFLVLMYSLAKQLHLSSLVLVLVFGLAVNNADLFLRGRRLQSWLHPNELVSELGQLKSLTAESAFLVRTFFFLAFGFSINLSNLLNGHLLWQGLLVVAVLTFVRYLYLRFVAGTDLVPELFIAPKGLISVLLFYSIPAPLLIGEVSETLMFLVILLTGVLMMVGLQLVPKGVPLEGEV, encoded by the coding sequence GTGGGCCTGATCCTCATCGTGCTCGAAGGCTCGCTCGACCTGCGCCTGACCCGCGACAAGGGCCCCGTGGTGCGGCGCTCGTTTCTGGCGGCGGCGGCCATTCTGGTGGCGGCCTCTACGGCCATTGCCGCGCTATTGCACTTCTACACCGGCGCCGGCTGGCAGAGCTGCCTGGCCAACGCCGTGGCCCTCTCCGTGGTGAGCAGCGCGGTGGCCATCCCCAGCGTGGCCGGCCTCACGGCTGAAAAAAAGGAGTTCATTATCTACGAAAGCACGTTTTCCGACATCCTGGGCATCATGCTGTTCAACTTTGCCCTGCAAGACAACTTCGCGCAGGGCGTGTCGCTGGTCACGTTCGGGGCCGATATTCTGGCCGTGCTGGCGGTGGCCGTGCTGAGCACCGCGGCGCTGGCATTTCTGCTGGCGCGGCTGCGCGGGCACATCAAATTTTTCCTGCTGTTCGCGTTTTTGGTGCTCATGTATAGCTTGGCCAAACAGCTGCACCTCTCCTCGTTGGTGCTGGTGCTGGTGTTCGGGCTGGCCGTCAACAACGCCGACCTGTTCTTGCGGGGCCGCCGCCTGCAAAGCTGGTTGCACCCCAACGAGCTGGTGTCCGAGCTGGGCCAGCTCAAGAGCCTCACCGCCGAGTCGGCGTTTTTGGTGCGCACGTTCTTCTTCCTCGCCTTCGGGTTTTCCATCAACCTCTCCAATCTGCTCAACGGGCACTTGCTGTGGCAGGGCCTGCTGGTGGTGGCCGTGCTCACCTTTGTTCGCTACCTGTACCTGCGCTTCGTGGCCGGCACCGACCTGGTGCCCGAGCTGTTTATCGCTCCTAAGGGCCTGATTTCGGTGCTGTTGTTCTACAGCATCCCGGCCCCGCTGCTCATCGGCGAAGTCAGCGAAACCCTCATGTTCCTCGTCATCCTCCTCACCGGCGTGCTGATGATGGTGGGCCTACAACTCGTGCCCAAAGGCGTGCCGCTGGAAGGGGAGGTGTAA
- the cbiB gene encoding adenosylcobinamide-phosphate synthase CbiB translates to MDRFPRLAAPLLAGYALDLLLADPEGWPHPVRTYGALIAAGERRLNQGPQRFAKGAALAGGLVGGTFGAFWLLDKALQRLPPAVGLAANSAWVFYGLANTGLVREGRAVFEVLERDGLEAGRRQLARIVGRDTARLDAQQIRTAVLESLAENLSDGVVAPLLAYALAGVPGLMAYKMVNTLDSMVGYRSPRYEQFGKFAARLDDAANLVPARLTAALLGALGGSRRSFRFIFQYGHRHKSPNAGYPEAALAGVLNCRFGGPNYYHGQLVPKPYIGENPRPIGPHEINRVARLNHAVCAAVVAGIVGWLWGWRGRE, encoded by the coding sequence ATGGACCGCTTCCCGCGCCTAGCCGCGCCGCTGCTCGCCGGCTACGCCCTCGACCTGCTGCTGGCCGACCCCGAGGGCTGGCCCCACCCCGTGCGCACCTACGGGGCCCTCATCGCCGCCGGCGAACGCCGCCTGAACCAGGGGCCCCAGCGCTTCGCCAAGGGTGCGGCGCTGGCCGGCGGACTAGTGGGGGGCACGTTTGGCGCGTTTTGGCTGCTGGACAAGGCGTTGCAGCGCCTGCCGCCCGCCGTGGGCCTGGCGGCTAACAGCGCTTGGGTGTTCTACGGCCTGGCCAATACGGGCCTGGTACGCGAGGGCCGGGCGGTGTTTGAGGTGCTGGAGCGGGACGGCCTGGAAGCCGGCCGCCGCCAGCTGGCGCGCATTGTGGGGCGCGACACGGCCCGGCTCGACGCCCAGCAAATCCGCACCGCGGTGCTCGAAAGCCTGGCCGAAAACCTGAGCGACGGCGTGGTGGCCCCGCTGCTGGCCTACGCCCTGGCCGGCGTGCCCGGCCTGATGGCCTACAAAATGGTGAACACCCTCGACTCGATGGTGGGCTACCGCAGCCCGCGCTACGAGCAGTTTGGTAAGTTTGCCGCCCGCCTCGACGACGCGGCCAACCTCGTGCCCGCCCGCCTCACGGCCGCGCTGCTGGGGGCCCTGGGTGGCAGCCGGCGCAGCTTCCGGTTCATCTTCCAATACGGCCACCGCCACAAAAGCCCCAACGCCGGCTACCCCGAAGCCGCCCTGGCCGGCGTGCTGAACTGCCGCTTCGGGGGCCCCAACTACTACCACGGCCAGCTCGTGCCCAAGCCTTACATCGGCGAGAACCCGCGCCCCATCGGGCCCCACGAAATCAACCGCGTCGCCCGCCTCAACCACGCCGTGTGCGCCGCCGTAGTGGCGGGCATCGTGGGCTGGCTGTGGGGGTGGCGAGGTAGGGAGTAG
- a CDS encoding cobyric acid synthase, with protein MLRSIMFVGTASDVGKSVITAGFCRIFLQDGHRPAPFKAQNMSLNSYATPEGLEIGRAQAVQAEAAGIPCHVDMNPVLLKPTSDQAAQVVVNGRPVGTQSAHEYFRTTDRHALFEAATAAYDRLAARHAPVVLEGAGSISELNLKARDITNLRMARHAGAATYLIADIDKGGVFGSVYGTLALLEPEEKACIKGIIINKFRGDARLFEDGRRQLQDLTGVPVVGVLPYFRDIFVEEEDSVALARKQRGPGAPGRVQVAVVLLGRMSNFTDFDALGHDPRAHLFYTHDAAEILAADVIILPGSKNTIDDLIALKNNGLAAAIVQAHRAGKTVVGICGGYQMLGRSVEDPAGVESRVAATAGLGLLPMRTVLEGEKTTQQRRFAFLEGGAADCQGYEIHMGRTVAEGPPQPVATLADGTPDGYYAGPRCWGTYLHGILDNPAVIDALLGPHTVEAAPAPIDFAAFKNQQYDRLAALIRENVDMAQIYQALQM; from the coding sequence ATGCTCCGTTCCATCATGTTCGTCGGCACCGCGTCCGACGTGGGCAAGAGCGTTATCACCGCCGGTTTTTGCCGCATCTTTTTGCAAGACGGCCACCGCCCCGCCCCGTTCAAGGCTCAGAATATGAGCCTGAACAGCTACGCCACGCCCGAGGGCCTCGAAATTGGCCGGGCCCAGGCCGTGCAGGCCGAGGCCGCCGGCATCCCGTGCCACGTCGACATGAACCCCGTGCTGCTCAAGCCTACCTCCGACCAGGCCGCGCAGGTAGTAGTCAACGGCCGGCCCGTTGGCACGCAGTCGGCCCACGAGTATTTCCGCACCACCGACCGCCACGCCCTGTTTGAGGCCGCCACCGCGGCCTACGACCGGCTGGCCGCCCGCCACGCGCCGGTGGTGCTGGAAGGGGCCGGCAGCATTTCGGAGCTGAACCTGAAGGCCCGCGACATCACCAACCTGCGCATGGCCCGGCACGCCGGCGCCGCCACGTACCTGATTGCCGACATCGACAAGGGCGGCGTATTTGGGAGCGTGTACGGCACGCTGGCTTTGCTGGAGCCGGAGGAGAAGGCGTGCATTAAGGGCATTATCATCAACAAGTTCCGGGGCGATGCGCGGCTGTTTGAAGACGGACGCCGGCAGCTGCAAGACCTGACCGGCGTACCGGTGGTGGGCGTGCTGCCGTACTTCCGCGATATTTTTGTGGAGGAGGAAGACTCTGTGGCGCTGGCCCGCAAGCAGCGGGGCCCCGGGGCCCCCGGCCGGGTGCAGGTGGCCGTGGTGCTGCTGGGCCGCATGTCGAACTTCACCGACTTCGACGCCCTGGGCCACGACCCGCGGGCGCACCTGTTCTACACCCACGACGCGGCCGAAATCCTGGCCGCCGACGTTATCATTTTGCCCGGCAGCAAAAACACGATTGACGACCTCATCGCCCTGAAAAACAACGGCCTGGCCGCCGCCATCGTGCAGGCCCACCGCGCCGGCAAAACCGTGGTCGGCATCTGCGGCGGCTACCAGATGCTGGGCCGCTCGGTGGAAGACCCCGCCGGCGTGGAGAGCCGCGTGGCCGCCACCGCCGGCCTGGGCCTGCTGCCCATGCGCACCGTGCTGGAAGGCGAAAAAACCACCCAGCAGCGCCGGTTTGCGTTTTTGGAAGGCGGCGCAGCCGACTGCCAGGGCTACGAAATCCACATGGGCCGCACCGTGGCCGAGGGGCCCCCGCAGCCCGTGGCCACCCTGGCCGACGGCACGCCCGACGGTTACTACGCCGGCCCGCGCTGCTGGGGCACCTACCTGCACGGCATCCTCGACAACCCGGCCGTCATCGACGCGCTGCTGGGGCCCCACACCGTCGAAGCCGCCCCCGCGCCCATCGATTTTGCGGCTTTTAAGAATCAGCAGTACGACCGCCTGGCCGCCCTCATCCGCGAAAACGTAGACATGGCGCAGATTTACCAAGCGTTGCAGATGTAA
- a CDS encoding NAD(P)/FAD-dependent oxidoreductase — protein MGSDDSSFVAVVGGGPAGLLAAQRLAEAGHRVRVFEAQATVGRKFLVAGHGGFNLSNAEADAVRFAAQYGPAAGHFGALLAHFGPTELRAWAADLGIATFVGTSGRIFPVPAHKPADVLRAWLARLGALGVALHTRHRWLGFAGPRGLRLRREATGEEFTAEPAATVLALGGASWAKTGSDGTWAPLLRAIGVEVLPFAPANCGAEVAWSAFFREKVGRQPLKNIALRVNEGPEVRGELMLTDYGLEGTPVYALTPQVRAALAAGGPAVLHLHLKPDLPAPALLRKLGAPRGKASWADFLKKTLHLGPPVPTLLREVQPDAAALAPDALAQLLSHLPLPVAGLRPLDEAISTAGGVAWAELDEHLMLRRRPGTYLAGEMLDWEAPTGGYLLQGCLASGAGAAAGVLGALGSGGS, from the coding sequence ATGGGTAGTGATGATTCTTCGTTTGTGGCCGTGGTAGGCGGCGGCCCGGCCGGCCTGCTGGCCGCCCAGCGCCTGGCCGAGGCCGGCCACCGGGTGCGCGTGTTCGAGGCCCAGGCCACGGTGGGGCGCAAGTTTCTGGTGGCCGGGCACGGCGGCTTCAACCTGAGCAATGCCGAGGCCGACGCGGTTCGCTTCGCCGCCCAGTACGGGCCCGCGGCTGGGCACTTTGGGGCCCTGCTGGCCCACTTCGGGCCCACCGAATTGCGCGCCTGGGCCGCCGACTTGGGCATCGCAACCTTCGTGGGCACCAGCGGGCGCATCTTCCCCGTGCCCGCCCACAAGCCCGCCGACGTGCTGCGCGCCTGGCTGGCCCGCCTGGGGGCCCTGGGCGTGGCGCTGCACACCCGCCACCGCTGGCTCGGCTTTGCGGGGCCCCGCGGCCTGCGCCTGCGCCGCGAGGCCACCGGCGAGGAGTTCACCGCCGAGCCCGCCGCTACGGTGCTGGCCCTGGGCGGCGCCAGCTGGGCCAAAACCGGCTCCGACGGCACCTGGGCCCCACTGCTGCGCGCCATTGGCGTGGAAGTTTTGCCCTTCGCCCCGGCCAACTGCGGGGCCGAAGTGGCATGGTCGGCTTTTTTCCGGGAGAAGGTGGGCCGCCAGCCGCTCAAAAACATTGCCCTGCGCGTGAACGAGGGCCCCGAAGTGCGCGGCGAACTGATGCTGACCGACTACGGCCTGGAGGGCACGCCCGTGTACGCCCTCACGCCGCAGGTGCGGGCGGCGCTGGCCGCCGGGGGCCCCGCCGTGCTGCACCTCCACCTGAAGCCCGACCTGCCCGCCCCCGCCCTGCTCCGCAAGCTGGGGGCCCCGCGCGGCAAGGCCTCGTGGGCCGATTTCCTCAAGAAAACCCTGCACCTGGGGCCCCCCGTCCCCACCCTGCTGCGCGAGGTGCAACCCGACGCGGCCGCGCTTGCGCCCGACGCTTTGGCGCAGCTGCTCAGCCACTTGCCGCTGCCCGTGGCCGGCCTGCGCCCGCTCGACGAGGCCATCTCCACGGCCGGCGGCGTGGCTTGGGCCGAACTCGATGAGCACCTGATGCTGCGCCGCCGCCCGGGCACCTACCTGGCCGGCGAAATGCTGGACTGGGAGGCCCCCACCGGCGGCTACCTGCTGCAAGGCTGCCTGGCCAGCGGGGCCGGCGCGGCGGCAGGCGTGCTAGGGGCCCTGGGCAGCGGCGGGTCGTGA
- a CDS encoding DUF6624 domain-containing protein, giving the protein MKQLFFLLLAVTSAQIATAQTQSVCYPGLSKTLDSLASADQRPMQEMMRRGQMPDSTMQRLVAEEKATFARHQPVLEAILCRYCYPGVQQVGEQSATNFWLLVQHADAYPEFQRQVLHMMLMQVALKNINPINYAYLTDRVAENAGQPQEYGTQVNYEGTGIGKAVPKSLRDPTTVNKRRAMIGMEPLESYLDKVNRAHEEMNKPHSVTN; this is encoded by the coding sequence ATGAAGCAGCTTTTCTTTCTATTGCTAGCGGTTACCAGCGCGCAGATAGCGACCGCTCAAACTCAGTCGGTGTGTTACCCTGGCTTAAGTAAAACGCTGGACAGCTTGGCCTCTGCCGACCAACGCCCGATGCAAGAGATGATGCGCCGGGGCCAAATGCCGGATAGTACGATGCAGCGGTTGGTAGCCGAGGAAAAAGCTACTTTCGCCCGACATCAGCCTGTTTTAGAAGCAATTCTCTGTCGCTACTGCTATCCGGGCGTCCAGCAGGTTGGCGAGCAAAGCGCCACTAATTTTTGGCTGTTAGTGCAACATGCGGATGCCTATCCGGAATTTCAGCGTCAAGTGCTGCACATGATGCTGATGCAGGTAGCCCTCAAAAATATCAACCCCATCAACTACGCCTATCTCACCGACCGAGTAGCAGAAAATGCTGGTCAGCCTCAAGAATATGGCACGCAAGTCAATTATGAGGGAACTGGTATTGGGAAGGCAGTTCCCAAATCACTACGCGACCCAACTACTGTGAACAAGCGTCGGGCTATGATTGGGATGGAACCGTTAGAGAGCTACTTAGACAAGGTGAATAGAGCGCATGAGGAAATGAACAAGCCACACTCCGTAACTAATTAG
- a CDS encoding chloride channel protein, translated as MPTLTVHRLLRPLLVWRARHISERMYMLILSVLVGAGAGLAAVLLKTSVRTVARLLQDAVAEPQRVFALSLYPIIGITLTALVTKYLLHGNLGRGIAPIIYNTAREGSVVPRSKLYSQLITAFLTVSFGGSAGTEAPITVTGSALGSNAGRVLHLDRRRRRLLTGCGAAAGLAAIFNSPIAGVLFAVETILLELPAQYFIPLLISSATATVVSKALYAGQPFVLITTSWPVNAVPFYVLLGLFTAFFSVYMIRTYYWFDRLFARWPGLDWRKVLLGGTALGALVFLFPTLYGEGYNTVELLLAGKSSHLTDGSIFSVYQDQNPWLLLVLVVFSMLLKVVATSITVGAGGNGGMFGSSLFSGALAGFFFARLLNMSGLVQIPEVHFIVLGMAGTLAGVVHAPLTAIFLIAEITGGYALFVPLMVVSSSSYLITKYFEPYSVYTKKLIYQGVDVYANRDQGLLAQLDPRKLLETDFVPVRPTTTLGELVDIFRHASRNLFPVVAAGGRLLGVISLDAVRDALFDDEHYATILARDLMTPPLAVVGPADDLEHTLALLDRHGAYALPVCEEDGRYLGFILKSAILARYRHQLIHDSQV; from the coding sequence ATGCCGACCCTGACCGTCCACCGCCTGCTGCGCCCGCTGCTGGTGTGGCGGGCCCGTCACATCAGCGAGCGGATGTACATGCTCATCCTCAGCGTGTTGGTGGGCGCGGGCGCGGGCCTGGCGGCGGTGCTCCTCAAAACCAGCGTGCGCACCGTGGCCCGGCTGCTGCAAGACGCCGTGGCCGAGCCGCAGCGGGTGTTTGCGCTGTCGCTCTACCCCATCATCGGCATCACGCTCACGGCCTTGGTTACCAAGTACTTGCTGCACGGCAACCTGGGCCGCGGCATTGCGCCCATCATCTACAACACGGCCCGCGAGGGCAGCGTGGTGCCGCGCTCCAAGCTGTACTCGCAGTTGATTACGGCCTTTCTCACGGTGAGCTTTGGGGGCTCGGCGGGCACGGAGGCCCCGATTACCGTCACGGGTTCGGCCCTGGGCTCGAACGCCGGCCGGGTGCTGCACCTGGACCGGCGGCGGCGGCGCTTGCTGACGGGGTGCGGGGCGGCGGCGGGCCTGGCGGCCATCTTCAACTCGCCCATCGCGGGGGTGCTGTTCGCGGTCGAAACCATTCTGCTGGAGCTGCCGGCGCAGTACTTCATCCCGCTGCTCATTTCCTCGGCCACGGCCACGGTGGTGTCGAAGGCGCTGTACGCGGGCCAGCCGTTCGTGCTCATCACCACGAGCTGGCCCGTGAACGCGGTGCCGTTTTACGTGCTGCTGGGCCTGTTCACGGCGTTTTTTTCGGTCTATATGATCCGGACCTACTACTGGTTCGACCGCTTGTTTGCCCGCTGGCCCGGCCTCGACTGGCGCAAGGTGCTGCTGGGCGGCACGGCGCTGGGGGCCCTCGTGTTCCTGTTTCCGACGCTCTACGGCGAGGGCTACAACACGGTGGAGCTGCTGCTGGCCGGCAAGTCGAGCCACCTCACCGACGGCAGTATTTTCTCGGTGTACCAGGACCAAAACCCCTGGCTGCTGCTGGTGCTGGTGGTGTTCAGCATGCTGCTAAAGGTGGTGGCCACGAGCATCACGGTGGGCGCGGGCGGCAACGGCGGCATGTTCGGCTCGTCGCTGTTCTCGGGGGCCCTGGCGGGGTTTTTCTTTGCTAGGTTGCTGAACATGAGCGGCTTGGTGCAGATTCCGGAAGTGCACTTTATTGTGCTGGGCATGGCCGGCACGCTGGCGGGCGTGGTGCACGCGCCGCTGACGGCTATTTTCCTCATCGCCGAAATCACGGGCGGCTACGCACTGTTTGTGCCGCTGATGGTGGTGAGCAGCTCGTCGTACCTGATTACCAAATATTTCGAGCCGTACTCGGTGTACACCAAAAAGCTCATCTACCAGGGCGTGGACGTGTACGCCAACCGCGACCAGGGCCTGCTGGCCCAGCTCGACCCGCGCAAGCTGCTCGAAACCGACTTCGTGCCGGTGCGCCCCACCACCACGCTGGGCGAGCTGGTGGACATTTTCCGGCACGCCTCGCGCAACTTGTTTCCGGTGGTGGCGGCGGGCGGGCGGCTGCTGGGCGTTATCAGCCTCGATGCGGTGCGCGACGCGCTGTTCGACGACGAACACTACGCCACCATTCTGGCCCGCGACCTGATGACCCCGCCCCTGGCCGTGGTGGGCCCCGCCGACGACTTGGAGCACACCCTGGCCCTGCTCGACCGCCACGGCGCCTATGCCCTGCCCGTGTGCGAGGAGGACGGCCGCTACCTAGGCTTCATCCTCAAATCGGCCATCCTGGCCCGCTACCGCCACCAACTCATCCACGACAGCCAAGTGTAG
- a CDS encoding pyridoxal phosphate-dependent aminotransferase, protein MLHGHGDDGYRQTSDIVADFSSNIWYGGEPAGLKEYVFSQWPRVNRYPEVLAESLAARAAAHHGVAPGQVLMSSGTTETIYLVAQAWARRRSTVVTPAFAEYEDAGRLHDHQQDFLAWDDLRADTLINSDLVFVCSPNNPTGSVLGPHVLETLLANNPRTVFALDEAFIEFTASAETAVPLLARFDNLLIMRSMTKAYAIPGLRLGYVVASAPLIARLTRARAPWTVNALAAAAGHFIFEHFADVQPPTARLLADRAAFAAQLAENPGLEIFPSHTHYFLGALRHGTAAALKRGLLERHGLLIRDAANFRGLTPAHFRLCTRRPADNQLLVNALAEWTASRA, encoded by the coding sequence ATGCTGCACGGCCACGGCGACGACGGCTACCGTCAAACTTCCGACATCGTAGCGGATTTCAGCTCCAACATATGGTACGGCGGCGAGCCGGCGGGCCTGAAGGAGTACGTGTTCAGCCAGTGGCCCCGCGTGAACCGCTACCCCGAGGTGCTGGCTGAGAGCCTGGCCGCGCGGGCCGCGGCGCACCACGGCGTGGCCCCGGGCCAGGTGCTGATGAGCAGCGGCACTACCGAAACCATCTACCTCGTGGCGCAGGCCTGGGCCCGGCGGCGCAGCACGGTCGTCACGCCCGCCTTTGCCGAGTACGAAGACGCCGGCCGGCTGCACGACCACCAGCAGGACTTCCTGGCCTGGGACGACCTGCGCGCGGATACGCTGATAAACAGCGATTTGGTGTTTGTGTGCAGCCCCAATAATCCCACCGGCAGCGTGCTGGGGCCCCACGTGCTGGAAACCCTGCTGGCCAATAACCCGCGCACGGTGTTCGCGCTCGACGAGGCGTTTATTGAGTTCACTGCCAGCGCCGAAACGGCGGTGCCGTTGCTGGCGCGGTTTGATAACCTGCTGATTATGCGCTCGATGACCAAGGCCTACGCCATTCCCGGGCTGCGCCTGGGCTACGTGGTGGCGTCGGCGCCCCTCATTGCCCGGCTCACCCGGGCCAGGGCCCCCTGGACGGTGAACGCGCTGGCCGCCGCCGCCGGCCACTTCATCTTCGAGCACTTCGCCGACGTGCAGCCGCCCACCGCCCGGCTGCTGGCCGACCGCGCCGCCTTCGCCGCCCAGCTGGCCGAAAACCCGGGCCTGGAAATCTTCCCCAGCCACACGCACTATTTCCTGGGGGCCCTGCGCCACGGCACCGCCGCCGCCCTGAAGCGCGGGCTGCTGGAGCGGCACGGCCTGCTCATCCGCGACGCGGCCAATTTCCGGGGCCTCACGCCGGCCCACTTCCGGCTGTGCACCCGCCGCCCGGCCGATAACCAGCTGCTCGTCAACGCCCTCGCCGAATGGACCGCTTCCCGCGCCTAG
- a CDS encoding diadenylate cyclase — MWEHQSLFRVSAQLFAEGVFNLLDRNLRPEVFLLGLASAREADEPAGVVLEPQSVRYGAHSFAGIKARAAALEADAGPRDVVYHLHPNDHDRYEKQRWYELVCQATESTLRALTAERKENRHSFCSVPVNLQGYLVTVVLQVADDCYGSYYAIPKSGGQRPANLLHAAVLEFLHDCTRALREADTADNEQPALDRDYNEVLRSAGRRLMLRAGPAGTQGLYDACNGVAALRHEGSEGVGTLLVARRQHPAIVPVLTLETPVTLRDHRSIRKLLELSEDATALVSDASHVFGLGQLVSENDPRYEALVTVNFTHHYSWEMSHAGHVLMRVVSNTPRLPQGRVAADNFGRTVRRVFPSLDADSVDYLWALTASASTQPTGTILVFSAGAAQEAQRLSRQSFRVAPRIITPTVLRLVTNIDGAVFIEPTGVCHSIGAILDGLATEKGDSSRGSRYNSAVRYVNSSQYPCLAVVVSEDGWIDLLPTQ; from the coding sequence ATGTGGGAACACCAAAGTTTATTCCGGGTTTCGGCCCAGTTGTTTGCCGAAGGCGTTTTTAACCTGTTGGACCGCAACCTGCGGCCGGAGGTTTTTTTGCTGGGCCTGGCCTCGGCCCGCGAGGCTGACGAACCGGCCGGCGTTGTGCTCGAACCCCAGAGCGTCCGCTATGGGGCCCACAGCTTTGCCGGTATCAAGGCCCGCGCCGCCGCCCTGGAGGCCGACGCGGGGCCCCGCGACGTGGTGTACCACCTGCACCCCAACGACCACGACCGCTACGAAAAGCAGCGCTGGTACGAACTGGTGTGCCAGGCCACCGAAAGCACCCTGCGCGCCCTCACGGCCGAGCGCAAGGAAAACCGCCACTCGTTCTGCTCGGTGCCCGTGAACTTGCAAGGCTACCTCGTGACGGTAGTACTGCAAGTGGCCGACGACTGCTACGGCAGCTACTACGCCATTCCCAAGTCGGGCGGACAGCGGCCGGCCAACTTGCTGCACGCCGCAGTGCTGGAGTTTTTGCACGACTGCACCCGGGCCCTGCGCGAGGCCGACACCGCCGACAACGAGCAGCCCGCCCTCGACCGCGACTACAACGAAGTGCTGCGCAGCGCCGGCCGCCGCCTGATGCTGCGCGCCGGCCCCGCCGGCACCCAGGGCCTGTACGACGCCTGCAACGGCGTGGCCGCCCTGCGCCACGAGGGCAGCGAGGGCGTGGGCACGCTGCTGGTGGCCCGCCGCCAGCACCCGGCCATCGTGCCGGTGCTCACCCTCGAAACGCCCGTGACCCTGCGCGACCACCGCTCCATCCGCAAGCTGCTGGAGCTGAGCGAAGACGCCACGGCCCTGGTGTCGGACGCCTCGCACGTGTTCGGGCTGGGGCAGCTGGTGAGCGAGAACGACCCGCGCTACGAGGCCCTGGTCACCGTCAATTTTACCCACCACTACAGCTGGGAAATGAGCCACGCCGGCCACGTGCTCATGCGCGTAGTGAGCAACACGCCGCGCCTGCCCCAGGGCCGCGTGGCGGCCGACAACTTCGGCCGCACGGTGCGCCGCGTGTTTCCGTCGCTCGACGCTGACAGCGTGGATTACCTCTGGGCCCTAACGGCCAGCGCCAGTACCCAGCCCACGGGTACCATCCTGGTGTTCAGCGCCGGCGCCGCCCAGGAAGCACAGCGCCTGAGCCGCCAGAGCTTCCGGGTGGCCCCGCGCATCATCACGCCCACGGTGCTGCGCTTAGTCACCAACATCGACGGGGCTGTGTTCATCGAGCCCACCGGCGTGTGCCACTCCATCGGGGCCATCCTCGACGGCCTGGCCACCGAAAAAGGCGACTCTTCGCGCGGCTCGCGCTACAACTCGGCCGTGCGCTACGTCAACAGCAGCCAGTACCCGTGCCTGGCCGTCGTCGTCAGCGAAGACGGCTGGATTGACCTACTGCCCACGCAGTAA